From Polynucleobacter sp. AP-Sving-400A-A2:
AACTCCTTACCTACCTCAGCCAAACGGATACCAACAGGATCTTGCTTAGCTGGGTTATCAAAGTCGTATAACTCGCTTGGGAATGGGCCGGCGCCAACACGCGTGCAATAAGCCTTGGTGATACCCAAGATATATTGCAAAGAATCCGGACCAACGCCAGATCCAGCAGCAGCATTACCAGCCACACAGTTACTCGAAGTCACGTATGGATAGGTGCCATGATCGATATCTAGCAAAGTGCCTTGCGCACCCTCGAACAATAAATTTTGGCCAGCTTGCTCTGCTGCATATAAGGCGCTGGAGACATCAACCACCATCGGCTTAATGCGCCCTGCATAAGACATGGCCTCTTCTAAAGTCTTTTGAAAATCTACTGGCTCGGCACCATAGTAATTTGTGAGCATGAAGTTGTGATATTCCAAGTTCTCACGCAATTGCGCGGCAAACTTTTCTGGATAAAACAAATCTTGAACACGTAGGGCGCGGCGGGCTACCTTATCTTCATAGGCTGGTCCGATACCACGACCAGTAGTACCAATCTTGGCATCACCACGCTTTTTCTCACGAGCATGATCAATTGCTACGTGATAGGGCAAGATTAACGTTGTTGCTTCAGAAATCTTCAAGCGAGATTGAACATCCAAGCCCGCAGCCTCTAACTCACCAATTTCTTTAAAGAGTGCTTCTGGAGAAAGTACGACACCATTACCAATGTAGCAAATCACGTTCTTATGCATGATTCCGGAGGGGATCAGACGCAAAATTGTTTTTTTACCGCCAATAATCAGCGTATGGCCAGCGTTATGTCCACCCTGAAAACGCACAACTGCTTGAGCATGGTCGGTTAACCAATCCACTACTTTGCCCTTGCCTTCGTCACCCCACTGGGTACCAATGACAACGACGTTACGACCATGAGCTTGTTGCTTTAAAGACATAATGAAATCCAAAAAATAATTACAGAATTAATGTGTTGTTCAAATAGCGCTTACTTCTTTTTTACTACCCATGAGCTGCCTTGCTTTACTAGCTCACGATCACAAAGATATTCAGCAGTTTCTAGGGCATCAGCACTAGGAGCTTGGATGACTACTTCACCAGCATCACGCAATTCAGTAATCTTGCTAGTTAAGTCAGCATCTAGAGTCCAAGGCGCTACGAT
This genomic window contains:
- a CDS encoding adenylosuccinate synthase, translating into MSLKQQAHGRNVVVIGTQWGDEGKGKVVDWLTDHAQAVVRFQGGHNAGHTLIIGGKKTILRLIPSGIMHKNVICYIGNGVVLSPEALFKEIGELEAAGLDVQSRLKISEATTLILPYHVAIDHAREKKRGDAKIGTTGRGIGPAYEDKVARRALRVQDLFYPEKFAAQLRENLEYHNFMLTNYYGAEPVDFQKTLEEAMSYAGRIKPMVVDVSSALYAAEQAGQNLLFEGAQGTLLDIDHGTYPYVTSSNCVAGNAAAGSGVGPDSLQYILGITKAYCTRVGAGPFPSELYDFDNPAKQDPVGIRLAEVGKEFGSVTGRPRRTGWLDAAALKRSIQINGLSGLCITKLDVLDGFETIRLCVGYTLDGQKLDVLPRGAEAVAHCEPIYEDFPGWKGTTFGIREWGKLPIEAQKFLRRIEEVAGKPIAMVSTGPDRDETILLQHPFKG